Within Bacillota bacterium, the genomic segment CCAGGGTTACACTGTGGCGGCCATCTATATCGATATCGTGGATTTCAGCAAGATTGAGGTGGTCTATGGTTCCGGGACAGCCGAGAAAGTGTTGCATCGCCTGGCTGATGGGTTCACCTCCCTCACCCGCAAGCTTGATGGAGAAGATGGATCCTGCACCATCGGGGCCCTCGGCGGCGATGATTTCGTGCTATTCTTCGCCTTTCGCGGAGTGGATGTCCCCCAGGATGAATTCCTCGCGGCAAAGGTTCGCGAGATACGCGAATTCCTCGAGAACCACATCAATGAGTACAATTTATCCTACAGCCTTGATCACCCTATCGGCATCCATGTCGGGTGCGCCCTTGTGCAGACGGACGATGTGTCAAGAATAGAGATGGCCGTGTATTCGGCTATAAAGAGGGCCAAAACCCTTGCTAAAGATAGTGATGCGATAAGGGAGGAAAAGAGAAAGGCTCTGACAGAGCTCCTTAGCAGCGGCGGAATAAGAACTGTTTTCCAGCCCATGGTATCCCTCAAGACAGGTGAGGTATTCGGATATGAGGCGCTTAGCCGCGGACCAGAAGGAACCCCCTTTGAAAGCCCCCTGGCCCTCTTTTCGCTCGCCGAAGAGCTGGATATGCTATATCAATTGGAACGTGCATGCAGGGAGACAGCCATAACCTCTTCTTCAGGGCTTGCCCACGGGACGAAGCTCTTCCTCAACGTTCATCCCGAAATAATCTATGATCCTCAATTCAGCGGCGTTACCATGGCCCAACTGGTTGAGTCCGTGCAGCTGAGCCCTGACGATATTATAATTGAGGTCACCGAGCGAGGCAGCATCACGAACTATGAAACATTTCTCGCCGTGTTGAAACATTATCGGGATCAGGGATATTCAATAGCAATTGACGATGCAGGGGCGGGATATTCGAGCCTCCAATCCATCGCAGAACTGAGACCAGATTACATCAAGGTAGACATGTCGCTGGTACGGAACCTTCATCTCAATCGAGCGCGCCACTCCGTGATCGAAGCATTATCTATCCTGGCAAAGCGCATCAATGCAAAGGTGGTTGCCGAAGGCATCGAATGTGAAGATGAACTAAAGGCCATCATTGACCTGGATGTGGAGCTGGGCCAGGGCTATTATCTGGGCCGGCCTGGGCCCGGTTTCACTCCCGTGAGCCAAAAGGCGAAATCCATCATACTAGCTTATCCCAGGAATGCTCCTTCGTGTAATGTAAGAAGGAAGACAAGTGTGCTGGAGGTCACCATGTGCACACCAAGCGCGAAGCCAGATACCCTGACCCGGGATGTAGTCGAGATGTTCAAAAAGGAATCCGGGCTCCAGGGAGTTGCGGTAGTCCGAAATGAGAAGCCAGTGGGCCTAATCATGAAGGACAAGCTTTATTACAGACTCGGAAGTCAGTTTGGCTATTCCATCTATATGGGGCGTCCTGTTACAGTCGTGATGGACAAGAACCCGCTCATCGTGCGAGCGGAAACCCCGATAAATGAAGTAGCAGATGTCGCCATGGCAAGGGATGAAAACAGGCTGTATGATCATGTGATCGTCGTGGATAATGATGGGAATTATCAAGGAGTAGTATCCATCCGGAGATTGCTTGTGACAATTACCAAACTGCAGGTAGATGCGGCCATGTGCGCCAATCCACTTACCAGGCTGCCAGGCAACCCGGTAATTGAGGAAGAGATCCAGGCCAGGCTCGCAGAGCGCGAGGGCTTTGCCGTTCTGTATATCGATCTCGACAATTTCAAACCGTTTAATGATGTCTATGGCTTTGAGCGTGGTGATGAAGTCATAAAGCTGACTGCCAGGGCCATTTCCGATTCGGTGAGACTGCATGGGGGTCCAAATCATTTCATTGGCCATGTGGGCGGAGATGATTTCGTTGCCATTACCGCCCATGATCAATATGAAGAGACAGCGCAAGCAATAATCAAGAGTTTCGACTCACAGATTCCCTGGCTCTACGACCCTGGACATAGAGAACAAGGCTATATAGAGACTTTCGATCGCAAGGGGAATATGATGAAATTCCCTATTATGAGCATTTCAATAGCGATCATCGTCAATGAACCGGGTGAAACGGCTTCTTACCATCAATTCGTCAGGAACGTCGCCGAGCTCAAGTCCTATGCGAAGAGCCTCGAAGGGAGCAATTATGTCAAGGAACGCAGGCGCGCCGAAATTGGAAAGCATATGATGGCCGCCACTCAATGCTCCGGGTAAGCTCGGGCGCGCCAGCGCAGCGTGCCTGGATCGAAAAACAATGACGAATGCTACACCTTGAATCTTCCTATAGCTTCCTGTAATTCTCTGGCCATCCTGGCAAGAGACTGTGAAGAGGCTGATATCTCCTGAATAGAAGTGGTCATCTCCTCGGTTGAAGAAGAAACCTCCTCTGACGCTGCCGCGTTTTCCTCGGATACTGCCGCAGTGCTATCCATGGCCTTCCTGACCTCTTCTATGCTTGCCGTCATTTCTTCGGTGGCCGCCATATTCTCCTCGACTATCTTTTCTATCTCATTCATGGCCTTATCAACTTCAAGACTTGCTTCTCCCAGTCTCTTTGACGAAGATATAAGATCTTTCACAAGCTCC encodes:
- a CDS encoding EAL domain-containing protein yields the protein MDNMRAVTSGVSSALGTLYNFIRGIRGGIHFPQLSAVYESLAKFLAQGYTVAAIYIDIVDFSKIEVVYGSGTAEKVLHRLADGFTSLTRKLDGEDGSCTIGALGGDDFVLFFAFRGVDVPQDEFLAAKVREIREFLENHINEYNLSYSLDHPIGIHVGCALVQTDDVSRIEMAVYSAIKRAKTLAKDSDAIREEKRKALTELLSSGGIRTVFQPMVSLKTGEVFGYEALSRGPEGTPFESPLALFSLAEELDMLYQLERACRETAITSSSGLAHGTKLFLNVHPEIIYDPQFSGVTMAQLVESVQLSPDDIIIEVTERGSITNYETFLAVLKHYRDQGYSIAIDDAGAGYSSLQSIAELRPDYIKVDMSLVRNLHLNRARHSVIEALSILAKRINAKVVAEGIECEDELKAIIDLDVELGQGYYLGRPGPGFTPVSQKAKSIILAYPRNAPSCNVRRKTSVLEVTMCTPSAKPDTLTRDVVEMFKKESGLQGVAVVRNEKPVGLIMKDKLYYRLGSQFGYSIYMGRPVTVVMDKNPLIVRAETPINEVADVAMARDENRLYDHVIVVDNDGNYQGVVSIRRLLVTITKLQVDAAMCANPLTRLPGNPVIEEEIQARLAEREGFAVLYIDLDNFKPFNDVYGFERGDEVIKLTARAISDSVRLHGGPNHFIGHVGGDDFVAITAHDQYEETAQAIIKSFDSQIPWLYDPGHREQGYIETFDRKGNMMKFPIMSISIAIIVNEPGETASYHQFVRNVAELKSYAKSLEGSNYVKERRRAEIGKHMMAATQCSG